From Rhopalosiphum padi isolate XX-2018 chromosome 2, ASM2088224v1, whole genome shotgun sequence:
tttaaatttaatgggtTTAAGGacctaatatacaaaaaaaataataagtttaaagtgTTTCaagtaatgttaaattatatgtaaattgtatagagaatactatagaaaataaaaattaacaactaacttaaaaattgcaatttaaaaaatgatgattattaataatatcacattaaatTGGTATTGAGCTAGTACAAAATAGTaatatctaataagtaatattgttaatattctaATGGTCATTGTTAACTAacttaataagtaaaatataatataaaaataacttaaaagaaGATAACGATTGATTAGTGaaaagatttaatttatgtttatttgacaaatacattatattttgctttaagATAACTCGAAAATCGTAAAACAACAATTTCACGGAGGTGCGTTCTATCTTCATATGTTGTATGTGGGTGTGAGAGAGAATACAAATAGTTAATATACAATAgacataataaacattttaaagaaacCTCAACAttgttatagatttttttagtttcttgATTGTGAtgatttatcaattatcattgatttcaaatgtatttattaatacacaattattCTGTATCAAAACAAACAAGTTGAATGCTGTCatctgattattatattttgtctagataattttttcttcatatcaatttgttttatttagtttcaAACGTAAAGTTAACTAAGAGTttcagtaatttttatttatatgtattacaataattattgtttcataaaaaaaaaaatcatttttatttataatatgtatgttttcaAGATAAATGTGAATtcacatttttgtatttattaaccaTCCGATAAGCGATAACTGATAACTAATCATCTTTATATGTAACCGGCTTTTTAAAATTACGTcactaatatactaataactaataagtaatattataagactctattttgtataataattaagtactagAATTCTTATTTTCTATTGTAAATGAAATATGAGGTTATCGCTCTTCtggtattatattacaaatattattattgattttgtaatattcaaatattttaggcattatattataaattcagtaTATAGGTTaatattgaatagtttttaCTGTTtcggaaatattattttcacacaattttatataatttaaaaaaatattttttacaatttttattttcatttttttaaatgtattttttactagGTTTGAATGACgacatatatttttctattaatattccTAAGCAAACTTATTTTCtgagtacctattttaatatataaaaaccaaGTTTCAAATGAGTAGTCCATTCGTTACAATTTTACAAGTTTATAGCTGAAGTATTAAACATTCAGCAGAGTAGTAGACGAACATTTTGAGGTGTACTATCTTTGTGTCACTACACTCCtcgtttaaactttataaatacttataactttataagttataacttatatactaagtatattatattgaaatatttgaaatattctgCTTccgtatatgaaattaaaaactgtattatattattaaaaaaaaaataaaaaattataaaaaaatataatttaaattatgtaaaaaaacaatatttaaaaaattgaattgaaaaaattgaaaaaaaaattgaaagttttAAATGGGGGCCATTTATATGTACAACTGTCaactactaaatataatattgtaataactatataatataatcaattaatataacaatacctacctatattattgaaaatgttttcttGCTTCACtcgataataaaatagttaatataaatattttatattttcattaaatatataatagaacatacataatattaacttctttttattttgtatataatacaataaaaacttgtatttattaagaaattaataaaatcaataaatataattataataaaataaatttaaaattatatacataatatagcatattaaataataatatgtagtaagtaacaaatataaattgtatttaaaccaAAAACATTTCTTTATAGTTAAACttcttgattataatatttataactataagccACTATAAACACAATGGCAGAGtagtacaaattacaattatttaaaaatgttttttttcctcTATAGTActctataattaatagtttattgcgaaatcacatattattgtatatatatatatatatatatatatatatatatatatatatattacatacacgtATTGTAAAACCATCGTACATTAGCTGCAGGTTGCAGATGTCACCAAATGGCAAATACGAActggcaattttttttatggatcTCGTGACCGTATAattcaaactatttatttatacctaggCAGTAtgagtaaacaattaaataataaaatgtgaaaaagtaatttattaaggcaatgtttttttttatcccggCACCGCATGTGCTGCATGTACGTACCTGTCGTGTAGATGTATACCTAATCTTTTATCGTTTTAAtgatctatattaaaatatcacctGAGTGGAGCAATAAATGAATTTATGTATTGGTATTACAATGATACCACTGTGTTTTTTTGTACTTGAGTCCGTCATTACTTTAGGGAGTATTAAAAATACGTCAATATTCAACTTTGAGGACTTTAAAACTTAACTGCTCAACTGTACAGTAGGTATTTAATGTATCTTGCATTCAGTAAATAACTGTAAtcgatatattaaattatttggaatttaaaaattcgatgataaattattgaatacgattaaaaacgattctgagcgaagaagATCTAGATTTTTGATAGGTAAACAAGGTTCctgatcaattattattttaataataaaactaaaactttgacaaatgtttgtattttagattttaagatgagaaacaatgaatatatttaatttaaaataatacatattttaattttatgtttttgtgtaaaaataaaatttttagaaattattctATGATTATCAACTTTCATGATTCTtagaatataatagtatgatattagacgttaaaaacattttacttcGTTTTCAACCTAAAATCGTAAGGTCAGACATGaaatattgtgattatatattatctactatagGCCACTTGTATACAGGGTGTATTAGCTATTTTCGTCTATATAACGAGTAACGACTGACCTAGTAATCGTTATAAGGTTAAATTTCTTGCCACATTACGTGATaaacactttttataataaacgaaaCAATATTTAACGCGATACACGcacaattaaaatcaatattttcatcTCAAATATGTAAGTACCTGAATTTCCAACTGTTAGCAGTAggcacataatttattattattttactatcattATATTGTGATCAgacgatataattattacaacatttgtacGCCTTAATAGTCAGATATAGtctaattatataggtattaaggtACTCACTCTATATATAGCAGGGATGGCCACCACGAGGTCGAGAGCCGCAAGTGGCTCGCGAGTCAGTCTCACGCGGCTCTTCGCATCAAGcttatagtacaatattattaactattttaattattttataaacatctcTTGGAATGTGGCTTGATTAGAATTACTTTCATAAATTTGCGGCTCCCAAAATTAAGATCAGTGGCCAccctgctatatatatatagtatatataatatatttatttcagacgAAATTTTTTAACgaacatacaatttatattgattcGAAATCTAATGACAGTCATTTTAATTGACATTTCATATTGTATCCTGTAATCTAATAcgtaattaactaatattattattagttgaaaTTAGACATTTTGTATTACACGATgaatcaaataaatacaaaattgagtaatcttaatttatttcataatgttgtacaatattgtagttattatatgagaatattatatcataataaaaatgcatttcgaaaaatgacatttatttagtatttgattgtcatatcattatacatttgaGTGTTCTtagcttaataattattatttacggtgTTGATGATTTTGGTGGTTATGGCCAGTGTGATCACCTGTTGTGTGGTCATGTCCTGAGTGATCAGTTTCTTCGTGGTTATGGCCTGTATGGTCACCTCCTTCGTGACTTGTGTGAGATCCGTGGTTATGGCCAGTATGGTCACCTCCTTCGTGACTTGTGTGAGCTTCGTGGTTATGGCCAGTGTGATCACCAACGCTTTCTTGATGATTTTGTTCACCTTCGTGATGACAGTGAGCGCTCAAACAGTGTTGTATCATAGCAACAGCCACCAAAAGTATTACAAACTAAACAAAGTATATATAAGTTTCAAATTGATCTCAACGTCTAACCTCTAAATGttacgtaaatattaataataaaaatatttgttttgttaataatcattcgattatcaaataatatataggtacctaatatattgtattcagtTCCTACCGAtggtaaatatgttttaatcttttttatttgatttgataaataaattatagttaaaactttcaaattaattttgtatagtttaaaaacaatgtaattattaatcagACTAATCAGtagatttgaatattattacctataaaacgaactaatttttataagatCACTATATCAAATGTTTTTGTGCAGCTCAAACAATTGTCAATTCTACATACatcgtatttttaattgatttacaaatattattaatcacaagtgaaatgcaatatttattataaattaaaaaaataaatatttaacttaaggcattaatatttaatattaatcttcAAGGCTGTATATAGTAAGTCGAGGaagagttttattatattatttaatttaatatctaagtttctattttttaccagatgaagttaataaataaataaagaatattatattcttaaattattaaattcaactacatattttaatagacagataaaatatataaaaagaaattattgaatattattaatttttagaactaTAACAACTTGTAACCATTATTATAGTCActgtgatataataaattacttaccgAATATTTCATGATGtcgaatgtaaattaataactttataaaacaaaatttttagaaACAATACTGTTATAATTCTTTGTGAAAACTGTGAGCAAAATGTACGTATATCTCTGTTTAAATACACAGTGTTTGaagcgataaaaaaaattatctacaataAAGTGTTGTTTTCTTGAAACTGTTCCACCTCCATATTTATTGAGATTGTTTATAACtcactataatttatgtttttataatctcatattattatattattatttgttaactatCATATTTCTACGTaccttttatacaattatacacaaTAGCATTATTAAGAATTACATTTTACACGAtttcgtaaatataaaattatgtgtattaataaattattaaaatttaaattgtattaaacattaaaactttGAAGGAGATTTTTGGGCGAAAATTAAACttgacattttcataaaatatttatattagcagtttttaaacattataatttttaaaatattaagtatatcttTTACTTATTTTCCATTCATgggcatttaaatttttttttaaattatgtataatgcgATTTTCGTTtgaaagtaaaattttaaatataatactaggtAATGCAAAGTTTCTTTTaagtgttgtttttattatatcaataaaacatatagcaaaacattatattaattattttttttataaacgtttgaatcttaaattttgacaaaattcgtcaACATATAacgaatattctaaaaattatttaattttaatacttataacttataaggtttGACAATATAAAACAAGATTTCTTATAAGTTTTctacacaaaatttaaaaaaaagtaggtatatttagaatcaaatttttatttatttagatttgtatatttttttaaggagTGTCCTGTGacgataataacttatttttaacaaacaaaacataacctttttaatataaatcgttAAGCAATTGaatattgttaaacattttgatttatttaaaacaaaaatcggtCGAGTAGTTTCTTAGttactaaattatacatattactcttaaaaatataaaataaatagtaatataggtTTTGATAATATGGagctatgatttaaaaattaaaataattttaatatttacacattagtattttatatttataaattataaaaattgttaaagtaTAACATGTTATTAGTCGTCTAAATCTGagtataaaatgtacttatgaTACCTACATGaaatacaactaaaattatggattatccttaaaattaaagcatacaatttaataattcaataaatactcttttaaattttgttttctgtttcaacatttaaaaaaaatcatatatttaaaaatatacaaaaataaagtagATGTAGTTCTTATTTGAATAAAGAGTAGTTTGTATTGCCAGACGGCTctccttaaataatataaacaatattttatgtatctgTAAGTACGGTCTTTAAGcgtacttaaacatttttaaatttttaaaaataaaataagtgagCATCCTGGGTGGAAACccatttatatacgtataagtatagtatatttcattataattcattattcctATAAAAATACCCTATTTTGTACAGTGTTGCTTTAGCTTTTTGTAAGTTACGTAATAAACTATATAGGCAAtcgatttgtatattatacgcgtaataGGTTCTATACTTTACCGACCGGCGACCACCCATTTAGACGGAACGGCGCATTATTCACCGAAGTCACTATATATGGTTAAGATGTAAGTATAGATTTTtaagcattataaaatatagatatcatatttttaacaacttctataccatttttttttagtcaaacGTACAACGGTGAATAACAGcatggaaaatattatattggactGGTGTAAtcgttttatcataatataatatcttattaaatacatgaaagtaagtatacctatatacagtaAATAAAGGCTAATATAGTAAGTACATTAAATGTGTTTAGTTAACATTAAATCggttatatagtacatattatatgcattcaGGAAGCCATAAAATCGTATATTTGTATCCAATTACACCTGTTTTCTGTAATATGCGGCggtgatatatataattatgtcgaaataataataatatatagtacctataggttCGCATTTAGTACAACGCGTACATTTAAAGATGAAAAAAACAGCTCGGTATTTTTCGAAGaagaaatacttattaaaaacaatattaacctCGAAAGTCAAGTCGACTATTGACCGGTATAAAAAATGTCGATTTTGGTTGACTAAGGGTTTGTGGCGCGTCGCGAACAATTGGAAGGAGACTGCACCGGTGGTGAGCGGGCAAACTGCTGGAATCGACAGTATGTTTCGCGGATTGGACGAAAACAGAGACTTGTTAGTGAAAAAGCTGAATGCCGGCCAGGATTTATACCCGAACTGTGATACATCGATTTGGCTAAGAAACTGTACGCGTGACATTCCGACTCCCGTCCAAGGGAAAATCAGAggtaaattgtgtttaaatattaaattgatacatTGCTGCATTGTTGCATCAAACAACAGCAAATATGCGATTCAACTGCGTGCctatttgttattatacaattactatAATGCACCAGtcttgattttcaaaaattttaaatatcattttacaATGACACAATTATTAAACCTAGGTAAGATACCGGAATGGTTATCAGGGTCGCTACTGCGAAACGGTCCTGGGAGTACACAAGTGGGAAATTAcgaatttaaacatatatttgacAGCTCTGCTTTACTACACaggtaaaaacaataatgatcaattctcaaaatgtatataatacataatattatatgatttatttgtaaactatatatttgtatgtctATAATGCAAACACTATTGTATGTTATAACAGGTTTGCTTTTAAAAATGGACTAGTGTCATATCAGTGTAGGTTTTTGGAATCAAAcacatataaacaaaataaagcaGCCCAAAGAATTGTCATTACCGAATTTGGAACCAAAGCGTGTCCTGATCcctgtaaaacaatttttcacaGGTACGTGCTATGAAACTTAGGTATACCAAACTTATATatcaatacttaaattatacttttattttttagtatattaaaatagaaaaattagattaatacacatttactaataacattgtatattcCGCTGTGGCGCTGTTGCTATAATTCTgatgaattattatcaaatatagtaaatacataaattattaactactttTACTACATGTTCCTAatcatttcatataaatattttgaaaaaattaaagttttttttgttagaataaattgaaatattgttaaatataaagttaatattaaaaataaaaatttcaaactggttttatattaaaaaataaaattattttaaattgttatgaattaaCAAAATTCTAAAACATAAGTCATAATGAAATGAGATGgataaaaaaaagcaatataggCATTTTAACTTCTTATTATTCTGATGTTTCattgttgtttaaataataatttgtaatattatttgattcgaATATAAGATAAGTAAGTACAGCTAGTAAGGGCAAAAGTGCATTTAGATTTGTTGAGTTCTAAACGTGCACGTGTAcacaataatagataataattaattataagttataaccaattattaaatataattataacctaATATTAATATGGTTGTCAACTTTAAACaggtattgtattaattatgaaCATTTAGTTTGAGTTATGTTTGGTAAAAAATTGGTGtaaatatgtgaaaaaaatgaaaaaaatattttcattaatataaatatttcatttttatttcaagacatttgatattattgtagatttattgatttttaaataactattaaataatctaaCCATTTTCAATAACCATTTGGCAATCCTAGTTAAatgatgtatgtatacataataattacccATATTAGAGCCTTATAGTAATTTATCGCAAATATGAAGgttataatagtatgtttatttacttagtttataaatttcactttaaaataaaataattaaatctaaaataaactgattcaatatgttttaaagtcaattataatttatttataaaatttgatattaaaatgtttattatagtcaatagtaaacgcattttttttttaaataaaccttctataatattttactcagtCCTGATAAATCTTTAAATGTCAGTTGCCAAATTTAATAGATAGTCcctatgttaaataaaatttgttctaaattttaacaattgtttcatgttattatgtattatgtattaatctACATTAATATCTATAGTGAAGTTAGTGAACGTCACAAATAATCTTGCACAGATTTTGTAACTGatatacttattacatttatttactaaacAAATGTTGGCTatcgggtaaaaaaaaaatacctgtaTATAATTAAGTAGGTAGGAAAATCAAATTcaacaagaaaaaataaataattttattatttaaacgtcaACAAGTgcaataaaaatgaatagaaaTACACAATTCCGGAAGCAGATATAAAATTacgtatcattaaaaaataaagaaatcgaAAAAGAAATCAATGTTCAATGTAACACAATTTAATTGCCAactattagaaaattattttagataataatgaaggttaaatagttgaataataaataatacataataataataatgtaaataataataatgtattattaataattatgtcatatattatactcataaaacattaatatggataattattatttattatacgtctacaattaaaaaagtttcACTTACGGCAATAATCATCTCTCAGGCACTCCTGAAGTTCTGAGTACGTCACGGTCAATGCTTATTATTTAACAGTTTTATGACTATAACCAACcaaacatttgaattttcaaaaattaaaaccgGACTCAGACCCAATATGAGTCTATTTTTTCTCTCTAATGAACGCATTTTAGGTCTTTGTCTTACTAACATTTATCATAATACGCTGTAATAGTAATTGCATATAGAAGCAATCTTTACGAATAAAAGTTTGTGAACCTTATAATTACACTGATTTCGAATTCTGAACTGAACACCGCACCGGATATATTGCATAttgatacatataaatatattaattttaaattatcattattgttatttactttttttgtatacctttatatttttattttatctagtaTTTAGTAACTCTGCATCATTGTCGTTTCAAGCAGCGCTATGAATTCCCAGGAAgtgaattttaagaaattataatatggaaaattaAGGGTTTGAGATAAATCTTGAATAAAGTTTTGTAGCTAATTTTGTCttactgtatatatttttaaaccatagTGGAGTGTGTCGTTTGATGTATACCAgggtataaaaatgaaaaatagaagtgaacatttaaaatttaagtttaaattaagttacatttttcaatagaaATACCTACACtcaactgaataaaaaaatacttttattttaggttttctaatgtatttaaatgggGAGACGATCAATCAGACAATGCGATGATATCTATTTACCCAATTGGCGatgaatattatgcatttaccgAGTATCCAATAATGGTTAAAATTGATCCTACAACTCTCGAAACACTTAATACAGtaaatatcacatattataataatattaaactataacctaataagtgtatacattattgaaataacaaaaatatgttcaaattgtttttatttaaaatagaatcatattacttacttactatataataattattttaaattgtttttcttgtaTAAGTTTAAGATTAAACACGATTGGTAAGTACGATTATGCATAATGcaaattgcattataaattaaatattgaactatTATACTTAACTTGAACAtgatagtacatttttttatacataatatgttactatgttgtaataataatgaaaatcttataatattatcaaagatcttaacaattgttttaatttaaattggaaTTTAATCTTTTACATACACATGCAAAAAACGatcagttatatacttatatataatatgcatatgtgTGTGTGAAATAGTGttattgaacaaataaaatgttataatattatcaattatgataaaaatgtaaaagtatatTTAGAGATATGATTGTTATTTCTCATTCTCACATTTAAGCACGTATTGTGGTTgaacaaatttataaacaaaaaattgtcaTGCTAACATTAGTAGGTAAAagtggtaggtacctatatttttacataattaatattaagtagaaGTCAGCGCATTATATACTCTATATTTTCCCCACGcgagtacctatacataaacaatttttattcagcAGAATAACCAACCTTGTGTTGTAAGTCTTAACaaaagattataaattacaatattttcactAACATAGAATTAACAGaattactgtaaataataataataataataataatatatttcacaaaCTTCCTCAACTGTTCAACATAATGTACCCCTTGGTGTTAAGACCAATATGTAACTATTACTGGCTAATGACCTCAGATGTTGAAGCCTTtttaacacataaaaaaaaagattataaagttaagaacattacaTGCGTGTGTATATATTGGCTTGTTAACAAATCATAAGTTTTCTGCGAtgtatgagcatttttaaacagtaatattttatatattcataacttGCGTAAATTTTGAATCTTAACTAAAAATTTCATCAAACACAAAAACACAGGTAATGGTCttaactttaagtttgataataagtcaattcattataatattttaatcttttaaaactataataacgcGTCAACGCCAGAAATTGGTTCTGTTGATTGTCAATTTAGATATAAAAGAAATAGAGTGCTGACATTTACATAAtagacttaacattttttcaattagaTTGATATAGCTCGGATGACTGGTATTGTTCACCATACAGCTCACCCACATATGGCGGCCGATGGTGCCGTTTTCAATTTAGCGACTGTTCCAAAAATTGATGGTCCTCATTATTGCGTGGTTAAATTTCCTCGAGTTGATTCAGGTAGGGCCCCAACATATTTCAAAGCACTTTACTAATGGAGATCACTGATCACCAAAAAGAGTATCTTACCCATTTCCATTGAATTAGATATTGACCGATTTCACGTTCTcgtcaaaacaatttttatgccatgaaataaaaataaatgttgacgttttaataattgaattaaaaaaaatatatgaacttaaaaaagttgtattatttataatatagtatgtttttaaattagctaaatactttattaactaTACGGGGACGTGAGATACGTAtatcataaaactataaacgtttttaaaaatactgttcttacattaatataaaacgttaaaaaacaacatttttctaaaaaataatattttttactgttatttttttacatttttaataagaagatgcaattttaatttcttatcccaaagcagaatattttagataatttttaccTTTACAATAGCTTTTAAAAGTTTCCGGAAATTTTTCTCTAAAtctatgatatattgatattatataaacatcattgtaaaggtaaaaaacaattataatatttcattaagtgACCAACCTAATCGTCACACCAACAGTTGTTTTCTTTGTCTATcttccacataatataggaacaaagatattcTGTGTctccacgattacgactctctgATTAAGTTTAGGGCAAAGGCACctgatacctattatatattttataaagaaaaatagttCCTTTGCATTGACcggataaatgtttattatttacatttttgaataagatatataatatatattattattattatattatactatattattattatattatattttatatctaatcaaaattattttaaattaatttacatgcttatttttataaaaaaatattaatattaaaaatctatccagccaatacacagaaaatattcttctttataaaatatatataataggtccCTTTGTCCTAAACTGAACGTTTGAACCAGAGttgtaatcgtggaaatacggaatATCTTTGTCCCTATAgtatgtgggagatagacagagaaaacaaatgttagTGTAGTGGCACCTTAAAAGGATAGATATTGTTTTGATGCAGAAGTGGAATCAGTCAATACTTCatctatactcgtatatattattattttcttgtttatGCTCATGTTATAATGCGAATCAATGAAGATTTATGATCTGAGCCAAACTATaactaaataaacatatattgtacatatttgtctaatttatcttaaaattagtGTGAACTTATCGAATAAAGTATAAACGTATTAAAGACTTAAA
This genomic window contains:
- the LOC132922470 gene encoding urease accessory protein UreE-like — protein: MKYSFVILLVAVAMIQHCLSAHCHHEGEQNHQESVGDHTGHNHEAHTSHEGGDHTGHNHGSHTSHEGGDHTGHNHEETDHSGHDHTTGDHTGHNHQNHQHRK